A window of Flammeovirga kamogawensis genomic DNA:
ATTTGATGTAACTATAGAGGATGAAAAAGTGAGAGTGAGGTTATCTGGTATGGCAGATAGAATAGATGTTGTTGATGGTAAACTTAGAGTTGTAGATTATAAATCAGGTGGCTATGCACCAGCTGATTTGACATGTAAAAATTGGTTGGAACTACTTGAAGATGAACATAAGGGTAAGCTATTACAATTAATTATTTACCGTTATCTACTAACATCAGCAGGTTTTGATAAAGGCAATGCTTCTTTTCAGAAGAAAATAACAAGAGCCAATATTTTGTTACAAAAAGAAGGTCTACCAGAGATTGACCTGTCTAAAGATGTAGCTTCTGGGTTCTATTTTTTCAGGAAAATCAACGATGGTTTAAAGACTTGTAAAATGGATCAGCCTTTAGGTGAAAATACAGATTTGAAGTTTTTAGAAAAAACAGAATTGTTTATAGAAGAGTTAGTGAAAAAAATGCTAGACACCTCAATTCTATTGGAAGATGTAATGTAGATTGTAAAAAAACTTAAATTTTACAAAACTAGTGAGGCTATTTTGTCTGTTATTTGTTTATAGAATATATCTTGAGTTGTTCGTTATGAAAGAACGACAAATAATTTATGCTAAACGTACTCAATATTAAATTATATAAACGTAGCTTCTTAGTAATCTACTTCATCATATTAGGATCTCTTTTTAAAGTAAATTCTGTTTGTGCTCAAGCCGCTTTACCAAAAATTGAAGATGTTGATATGTTAATGACAAATCTTACAGTTCAGTTAGAGATTACTTCAGGTATTGATGCAATGTATAATTTTGAGTTTAAAGTAGCAGAAGGTCAATTTAATTGGCTAAAACATCATTATCCTGAACATCCACTCCCTTATTTTCTTTTGGGTTTAACACAATGGTGGAAAATTGTTCCTAATCTTGAAAAATCTTCTTACGATAAAGAGTTCTTTGCTTACATGGATTCAGCAATTTATTACGCTGATAAAATGTACAAAAAAGATAAAACCAATCAAGAAGCCGTTTTTATCTTAGCTGGATCTTGGGCTTTTGAAGGACGTTTAAATGGAGAAAGACACAATTGGACACGTGCTGCTTATTCTGTTAAAAAGGCTTTAGGTTACTTTGATAGGTTAAAAGAAATGCCAAAAACAGACCTTTCTCCAGAATTATTATACGGAGATGGTTTATACAATTACTATGTAGAGTGGCTTAAAGAAAATTATAAAATGCTTCGCACTGTTCTGTGGATGTTTGATAGTGGGGATAAAGAACTAGGAATTGAACAATTAGAAACTTGTGGTAAGGAAGCATTCTACACGAGGATAGAAGCAATGTATTACCTAATGAGGGTACATTCTTCTAGTGGAGGTAAAATGATTAGAGCTCTCCAAATTTCTGAATATTTATATAAAAAGTATCCAAATAACCCGTACTTCCAACGATATTATGCTAGACTTCTTTACTATAGTGGCAGATACCCACAACTTTATAAAGTGAGTAAATCTTTATTAGAAAGGGTAGATGAAGGTATGTTAGGTTATGAAGAAATGAGTGGTAGATATGCAGCATTTTATTTAGGAGCTTATTATAGAGATTATTTAGCGGATTCTAAAACTGCAGATCTTTATTATATTAGAGCTGTTGATTTTGTAGAAGATATTGGTGATTATGGTTCAGGTTATTATCATTATTCTTTGGCGGCTTTAGCAAGAGATGCTAAAAAAGAAGGAAATTATGAGGATGCTAGTAAATATTATGGTAAAATTTTAACCTATGCCGCCGGTAGAAAGAAGTTGCAAGAGGAAGCAAAAAACTTTAAAAAAGAATATAAAAAAATAAAAAAGACCCGTAAAAAGGAAGAAAAAAAATAGCTGTTAGGTAGGACACTCTTTCACTAAGTGTGTAAGTATTACAAGTGAGGATTGGGTTTAAAACCTGATCCTTTCTTTATATAATACCTGAAATTGGTTCAAAATTATTCCCCAGTTTCTGATAGGCATTGTCCATTTCTTTGTTGCTTCTTGCAAGGCTAAAAAAACAGATTTTTTAACTGCATCATCCGTTGGGAAGGATAATTTGTTCTTTGTATATTTTCTAATTTTACCATTCAGATTTTCTATCAGATTGGTCGTATAGATAATTTTACGGATTTCAAGAGGAAATTCAAAGAATACTGTTAATTCATCCCAGTTATTTCGCCAACTTTGGATCGCATATCCATATTTATCACCCCATTTCTTTTCAAGAAAATCAAGAGCTTCTTTAGCTGCATTAATATTTGGAGCTCCATAGATATCTTTCATGTCTTTTGTGAACGCTTTCCTATCTTTCCAGACTACATATTTGCAAGCGTTTCTAATTTGATGAACGATACAAATTTGAGTAGAAGATTCAGGAAAAACAGCTTTAATTGTTTCTGTAAAACCATTGAGATTATCAGTTGATGTGATCAATATATCTTCAACTCCACGTGTCTGTATATCAGTGAGAACTGTCATCCAAAATGCAGATGATTCATTTTTCCCAAGCCACATACCTAATACTTCTTTTTTGCCATCAGTACGTAATCCTACGGCTAAATAGATAGTTTTATTGATTACTTTGGAGTTTTCACGCACTTTAAAAACGATACCATCCATCCAAACGATAAGATAAACAGGCTCTAAAGGACGTTTATGCCATACTTCTATATCTTCAATTACTGAAGCTGTAATTCTTGATATAGTCGCTGCCGATACTTCAAAGTCATAAAGTTCTTTGATCTGATTTTCGATATCAGATACGCTCATACCTTTGGCATAAAGTGAG
This region includes:
- a CDS encoding tol-pal system protein YbgF — translated: MLNVLNIKLYKRSFLVIYFIILGSLFKVNSVCAQAALPKIEDVDMLMTNLTVQLEITSGIDAMYNFEFKVAEGQFNWLKHHYPEHPLPYFLLGLTQWWKIVPNLEKSSYDKEFFAYMDSAIYYADKMYKKDKTNQEAVFILAGSWAFEGRLNGERHNWTRAAYSVKKALGYFDRLKEMPKTDLSPELLYGDGLYNYYVEWLKENYKMLRTVLWMFDSGDKELGIEQLETCGKEAFYTRIEAMYYLMRVHSSSGGKMIRALQISEYLYKKYPNNPYFQRYYARLLYYSGRYPQLYKVSKSLLERVDEGMLGYEEMSGRYAAFYLGAYYRDYLADSKTADLYYIRAVDFVEDIGDYGSGYYHYSLAALARDAKKEGNYEDASKYYGKILTYAAGRKKLQEEAKNFKKEYKKIKKTRKKEEKK
- a CDS encoding IS256 family transposase, with the protein product MNKEDLLNDNFLKQFKSAEDLSSFMKQLQKRALEKMLEGEIEAHLGYQKHEKSENSNSRNGYTQKTIKNEYGEQEINVPRDRSGSFEPAIVPKRKNIAQGIESLVISLYAKGMSVSDIENQIKELYDFEVSAATISRITASVIEDIEVWHKRPLEPVYLIVWMDGIVFKVRENSKVINKTIYLAVGLRTDGKKEVLGMWLGKNESSAFWMTVLTDIQTRGVEDILITSTDNLNGFTETIKAVFPESSTQICIVHQIRNACKYVVWKDRKAFTKDMKDIYGAPNINAAKEALDFLEKKWGDKYGYAIQSWRNNWDELTVFFEFPLEIRKIIYTTNLIENLNGKIRKYTKNKLSFPTDDAVKKSVFLALQEATKKWTMPIRNWGIILNQFQVLYKERIRF